TCGCAAAGGTCTGGTAGGGCGCGATGTTGGGGTGGGCGGAGCCGTGGCGCCGGGGCACCTCATCGGTGGCGAAGTAGTTGCCGGCCACGTAGCTGAGCCAGGAGAGCTGGCTGTCCAACAGCGAAGTGTCCAGCCACTGGCCGCGGCCGGTCGTCTCGCGCACCCTGAGGGCGGTGAGGATGCCGATAACGCCCCACATGCCCGCGCCGATGTCGGCGACCGCCACGCCGAAGCGCACCGGCGGCAAGTCGGGATAGCCGGTCACGCTCATCAAACCGCCCATCGCCTGGGCGATGGCGTCGTAGCCGGGCTTGTGGCGGTAGGGACCGGTCTGGCCGAAGCCGGAGATCGACAGGTAGACGAGGCGCGGGTTGAGGGCGCTCAAAGTCTCGTAGCCGACGCCGAGCCGCTCAGCGGTACCGGGGCGGAAGTTCTCGACGACGACGTCCGCCGCCGCGGCGAGTTTTGCGATGATCTCGCGCCCTTCGGGCCTCTTCATGTCGACGGTGAGGCTCTTCTTGTTGCGGTTGACGGAGAGAAAGTAGGCCGCCTGCCCGGCGATGTCGGGCGGCGCCCAGCCGCGGGTCTCGTCGCCCTGGCCGGGCTGCTCGACCTTGGTAACCTCCGCGCCCAGGTCGCCTAAGACCATCGTGCAGTAGGGGCCGGAGAGCACCCTCGAGAGGTCGAGCACCTTGAGGCCCGCGAGCGGCTTCATGCCGGCCGCCCTTCGACCAGCTCGGGGGCGCGGCCGCGGGTGAGCTTGCGCAGGGCCGGCGAGGCCGCGACCTTGCCCTCGTAGGAGAGCTCGTGGTTGCTCTCGATCTCGCTCTGCTGGTAGAGGTAGTTGACCATCATGCCAAAGGACCGCTCCACGCCCTGGGGCGAGAGGTCGGCGAGCCAGTTGAGCCGCTCGACCCGAGCGCCGTTGAAGACGTGGAAGCGGGCCACCGGGTCGAGCGGCTTGCCGTCCTCCTGGCGGGCGTGGAGCAGATACCAGGCGCCCAGGCGCAAGAGGGGCTCCTTGAGCGCCTCGGCGAGGGCCTCGTCCCGGTGCCAGTCCGGCGCCTCCAGGAGCGCCCTGAGACCGCTCGAGCGCTCCTCTGGCATGGCGGCCTCGAGCTTGGCGAGCTCGCCCGCCTCCAGCAGGCTGGCCTCGCCCTGCGCCTCCAGGGTTTGCAAGAGCCAGCGGCGAAAGCCGGGGATGGGCGAGAGGGTGACGAAGGTCTTGAGCCGGGGCAGGTGCCTGGAGAGGTCGTCGATCACCCGCTTCAGGAGAAAGTTGCCGAAGTTGATGCCGCGCAAGCCCTTTTGGGTGTTGGAGATCGAGTAGAACACTGCGGTGGTAGCCCTCTCTGGTTCCTGGAGCGGCGCCGCCTCGTCCAGAAGGTCGTGGAT
This portion of the Deinococcota bacterium genome encodes:
- a CDS encoding CoA transferase — translated: MKPLAGLKVLDLSRVLSGPYCTMVLGDLGAEVTKVEQPGQGDETRGWAPPDIAGQAAYFLSVNRNKKSLTVDMKRPEGREIIAKLAAAADVVVENFRPGTAERLGVGYETLSALNPRLVYLSISGFGQTGPYRHKPGYDAIAQAMGGLMSVTGYPDLPPVRFGVAVADIGAGMWGVIGILTALRVRETTGRGQWLDTSLLDSQLSWLSYVAGNYFATDEVPRRHGSAHPNIAPYQTFATEDGFVMIAVGNDSLWRKFARATGLAAFAEDPRFATNRDRVGNRESLIELIDERLKTRPTAEWISVLEAEGIPVGPINTVADVMNDPHVRAREMVVELEHPSAGTIRMTGIPVKFSETPGAVETPPPLLGEHTGEVLRGLGYSQAEIGALREKGVV
- a CDS encoding malonyl-CoA decarboxylase, producing the protein PDLPRDDAAKLRRLMLEWLEGRGGEVSARARAAELGYLYQGLSRKGRRRYLKLLEEALDLDREALASAARSFLESPANGYRELREAATPPRVRFLKMLNALPSGFKFLVDLRADLLSFLGEEPGLAELDYDLQMLFDYWFDVNLLTFEEISWNSRASLLEKLIAYEAVHEIHSWTDLKNRLDADRRCYAFFHPKMPNEPLIFVEVALTEGMPGSIHDLLDEAAPLQEPERATTAVFYSISNTQKGLRGINFGNFLLKRVIDDLSRHLPRLKTFVTLSPIPGFRRWLLQTLEAQGEASLLEAGELAKLEAAMPEERSSGLRALLEAPDWHRDEALAEALKEPLLRLGAWYLLHARQEDGKPLDPVARFHVFNGARVERLNWLADLSPQGVERSFGMMVNYLYQQSEIESNHELSYEGKVAASPALRKLTRGRAPELVEGRPA